In Polyodon spathula isolate WHYD16114869_AA chromosome 23, ASM1765450v1, whole genome shotgun sequence, the DNA window AGATAACAGAGCAGTTTGTTCacagtccagttggtttacatttcCCAATGGGTTCTAAAGGATACAGCAGCAAGAAGTCTTGATTCAGAGATCCCGCAGAATCTGTGCAGTCAGTGTTATAGCACGTTTCCTGGATAAACAAAATGCTTGTACTGTAGAATTGTTTTATaggtttatttacataaatgtttacaaaaaaatacataaatatatttcaatgtgATTTTCTTGACataaatttgttttttcacatgctTGCTGGGCAAATTCTCGGAGTTTTAAGGTATAAAACAGTAGAGCAAATGAGGGTCTTGACCATATTTGAGCAAGCCATTGAGATGCATCCTGCAGACTAAGTGGGTTCAGTAAGTTTCCCACTTGctcaataaacattttattttattaaaataaatacataaaccttTACATGCTTCCCATTATCCAGGACCTGTGCATGCGTTTGCTGTTAATAACTGCAGATTTTGTCTTCTGTGTTCAAAGTGAATGTACTGCTCATGAAAGATTTTGGATTAGAGcaggaatcacacacacacacacacacacacacacacacacacacacacacacacacacacacacacacacacacacacacacacacacacacactcacagacacacacccatGTTTGTATTGCTATCTTTATGTAGATTTTACATTGACTGTCATATTTATGATTCTTAATTCCAAGCCATAGAAACTTCCCCTTGGCAAAAGACTAGATTTTAAGTaagatatattttgtttttgtggggACATTTTTTCCAATTTTGTCTTGTCCTCCAATGGTTTGAAGACCATgcccacacacacaatcacaagcacacgtttttttgtaatgtttctgAGGACCTTTCCTTGGCTCCCATATTGTGTACATTTCCTATTCTAAACTCCAGAGGGGCACAGATCACTATGATAAAGAACATTTGGGTAAATAGTCCTTATTCTCTTCTAAAActatttgatgttttaaatgtacGTTTATACAGAACTTTTTTCTTTGAGCCTGTAAGCACTATAAATGTGCACTGTTTAATCCTTGGAGCTCATCTAACATATTATATAGGTCTGCTCCTGTATTGCTGTTGTTCACTGTTTTTCTGCCCCTTATTGCAAGGAAAAAGTGGGAGCCCTATTATTACAAGAAGACCATGAGACCTCATGTTGGCTTTCAGCCAATCTACAGGAGCTTCTGATGGATTTGAACCGGCGACATTCCCCAGCGTTGAGGCTTGTGGGGCTGCACTGGAGTCTGTGCTGGTGTGAAGACCCCTATCTGCAGCAGTGGCGTCTGTAGTGACTCTCTTTTCTTCTCTCCAAGCCTCCGAGACACACCTGGAGAAGGACACAAGTGGAGAAGGACATAAGAGGAGAACTCACGAGGAATGCACAGAACTGCCCCCTTCTGTCAGCTTCAAACAGAAAGTTACAATAGTAACTCTTTAAAGGAGTGATACTGTACATCACCTCATTTTGTTAAGGAATTAAATTTGACTGTATCGTGTGGACtatttgttcattattattattaatacacaccCCGTATCGGGTTCTCTGTCCCTAATACTGGTAATGCCTCATTTTTCATTGCCCATTTGTAACAGAGACAATGCCACTCCCAGGGGTTAAAGGAATCAGCTTTGACGATATGCTGAAAGAACTGATGGCTTGTTTCACACATTTCTCTAGTTTTCATTTGGAGATATATTAAAGAGATACTTCATAATGTGTTCTTTCAAGCCTACTTCATTTGACAGGtcattcattttactttattaacCTGTAACAGTATGTCTGTTGTCcttaaaaaaagctgaaatgtaTTTCACTATTATGATCGACACAGGGGGGTTGTGCTCACTAATCATTAAGTTTAGTGCTGCCCAAAACATCTCATATCAGAAATCCAGCtttcaggagtcttttcagaagcagaccccaTGGTCAAGGAataagcagcttcaaatgtcatgTTGCTCGCCCTGTCAGCCCCATCAGCTGTCTGTATAATGGAGGTGCGTTGGAAAGTCACACTGTTGCATGATTTCAGTGGAAAAAAGGAAGACTTTTCAGGCCCGGCAtgtaggattctccagacaagctcaaagcaccTCAGGTAAAGGCCGATACAGAATAATGATCAGaactcaatactggagcaacagaaccactcacaatgaATGGGCTCCATACAACAGTATGAGAAATGTGAACAAGCAATAAGAATGACGTGTGAAGCTACTTACTCGTAAACTCTCAAGTTTTGCAAAACCGATACCAGTTTAGAACCGTTTCATAAATATTAACTGCATTTAATTCATAAAAAGCATTAGTGAAAGCTGGGTACTGTCTCGTGAGTCTATAGTTACAacattgtattgtatgtatttccattttaaaacatggtatctggtactatAGCTTAAAAGAACCTCTAAGTTTATATGCCTTATTCACAGGTTAtttgtttgcacttcctgggtcattacacctcagcagtgtcaaagtatgttactggctgaaagcatgtcagtcaataagggaagcagctgattggttataaACAGGAAataagccagtgaaggggtggggccAATTTCTTTCTTcgggtgaaatgacccaggaagtacaagacagcATGGCTTCCAAACAGAGTTTGATTTAAACCGTCTAGTACAAGATGTCATGCTCTGAAATTAATTCTATGCCTTGCCCCATCAGTTCAGTGACTTACCGCTGTGATGCAAACTGACAGCATTACTTTAATCAGACCCACACCAGCAAAACTAACGACTAGCATGCTGATGGACAGCTCTGTCACCTGGAGCTCACAGCGGGCAGTGGTGTTACCGGACGGGCTCAGGGTGGCGCTAGAGAACCACTGTACAGTAGAGGTGGACAGGGCAGTCACACACTCTGAGGAGggaaacagtaaaacacaggGTTTTACAGGGGTGAATAAACCAATGTTTCATCATCTTATGTCGAAAGAAATGAAAAGTTACACTAACACTTTTCAAGCGTAAACAGAAGTCGAACCTTGAACCTCCAGATGGATGCTTGTTTGTTGGTTGGTTCCCCCCAGCTGTGCAGAGAGGTAGCACTGATACGTCCCTGAGTCCCCGGGACGCACATCAGGTAGGACAAGTGCCTCACGGTCCCCCAGCGATGTCTTCCTGTTAAAGAGGGTGTAGGGGGTCACCTTGCTGCCTGCCTTGCGCAGAATGCCAATCTGGTGTGAGGAGTTCATCTGCAGGGCAATACAGAAAGCAGGGTTCAGCTGGGGGGTCCCAAGATTTACAGTCCAGTCTTACAAATACTAAAGAAACGTGTCCATTCTGTGACAAATAACTGTTTTTCAAGAGAGGACGTGTGTTTAGTGCAGTTAGAATTGTCTCCAGACCAGATCAAAGCAAGTAGAAACTGGCAAGGCGATAAAAATGATACTAACGCAATGCTGGAGTGCTCAGTAAAGAGCCACAATAAGTCATAATAAGTA includes these proteins:
- the LOC121297918 gene encoding uncharacterized protein LOC121297918 isoform X1 codes for the protein MTFSTTTLHSRAVTLFLCAMVLHSISSQDSDNVTAQCGDTVKLSCRAIERSSSYRTVTWYKMNSSHQIGILRKAGSKVTPYTLFNRKTSLGDREALVLPDVRPGDSGTYQCYLSAQLGGTNQQTSIHLEVQECVTALSTSTVQWFSSATLSPSGNTTARCELQVTELSISMLVVSFAGVGLIKVMLSVCITAVCLGGLERRKESHYRRHCCR
- the LOC121297918 gene encoding uncharacterized protein LOC121297918 isoform X3, with the protein product MTFSTTTLHSRAVTLFLCAMVLHSISSQDSDNVTAQCGDTVKLSCRAIERSSSYRTVTWYKMNSSHQIGILRKAGSKVTPYTLFNRKTSLGDREALVLPDVRPGDSGTYQCYLSAQLGGTNQQTSIHLEVQECVTALSTSTVQWFSSATLSPSGNTTARCELQVCLGGLERRKESHYRRHCCR
- the LOC121297918 gene encoding uncharacterized protein LOC121297918 isoform X2; the protein is MVLHSISSQDSDNVTAQCGDTVKLSCRAIERSSSYRTVTWYKMNSSHQIGILRKAGSKVTPYTLFNRKTSLGDREALVLPDVRPGDSGTYQCYLSAQLGGTNQQTSIHLEVQECVTALSTSTVQWFSSATLSPSGNTTARCELQVTELSISMLVVSFAGVGLIKVMLSVCITAVCLGGLERRKESHYRRHCCR